The Salinispora tropica CNB-440 genome has a window encoding:
- a CDS encoding carbohydrate kinase family protein, whose translation MKIAVTGSIATDHLMSFPGRFAEQFIADQLDKVSLSFLVDDLVLRRGGVAANIAFGMGQLGLRPVLVGAVGADFADYRSWLERHGVDCDSVHVSEIAHTARFVCTTDTEMCQIASFYAGAMSEARNIELEPIADRSGGLDLVLVGANDPEAMLRHSAECRARGYAFAADPSQQLARMPGEDVVALVEGAEYLMTNEYEKSLLQSKAGLSDEELLDLVKVRVTTLGKQGVEIAGRDVDPIHVPIAREIRAIDPTGVGDGFRAGFFAALSWGLGLERAAQVGSLLATLVLEAVGTQEYQLRRDLFVKRLAESYGDAAAEEVRPHLVP comes from the coding sequence ATGAAGATCGCCGTGACCGGCTCGATCGCGACTGACCATCTGATGAGCTTCCCCGGCCGTTTCGCCGAGCAGTTCATCGCCGACCAGCTGGACAAAGTGTCGCTCTCCTTCCTGGTGGACGACCTTGTGCTCCGCCGGGGCGGGGTAGCCGCCAACATCGCCTTCGGCATGGGCCAGCTCGGCCTGCGGCCGGTTCTGGTGGGCGCGGTGGGCGCCGACTTCGCCGACTACCGTTCCTGGCTGGAGCGGCACGGCGTCGACTGCGACTCGGTGCACGTGAGCGAGATCGCCCACACCGCCCGCTTCGTCTGCACCACCGACACCGAGATGTGCCAGATCGCCTCCTTCTACGCAGGGGCGATGAGCGAGGCGCGCAACATCGAGCTGGAGCCGATCGCCGACCGGTCCGGCGGCCTCGACCTGGTGCTGGTCGGTGCCAACGACCCGGAGGCGATGCTGCGCCACTCCGCCGAGTGCCGGGCGCGGGGATACGCGTTCGCGGCCGACCCCTCCCAGCAGCTGGCCCGGATGCCCGGTGAGGATGTCGTCGCGCTGGTTGAGGGCGCCGAGTACCTGATGACCAACGAGTACGAGAAGTCGCTGCTACAGAGCAAGGCCGGCCTCAGTGACGAGGAGCTGCTCGACTTGGTCAAGGTGCGGGTGACCACCTTGGGCAAGCAGGGTGTGGAGATCGCCGGACGGGACGTGGATCCGATCCATGTGCCGATCGCCCGAGAGATCCGCGCCATCGACCCGACGGGAGTCGGCGACGGGTTCCGGGCCGGCTTCTTCGCCGCGCTCTCCTGGGGCCTTGGGCTGGAGCGGGCCGCCCAGGTCGGCTCGTTGCTCGCCACCCTCGTGCTGGAGGCGGTCGGCACCCAGGAGTACCAGCTCCGCCGGGACCTCTTCGTCAAGCGGCTCGCCGAGTCGTACGGCGACGCGGCTGCCGAAGAGGTTCGCCCGCACCTGGTGCCGTGA
- a CDS encoding cytochrome c oxidase subunit 4 encodes MKTEWRIFLTIAGFLLFATALYGGWTYGDGGQIEWVGTIALLLSFLLCLMCGGFFWFVARRIDLRPEDRPDAEISDGAGEVGFFSPGSYWPFGIALASTVAGLGLVFWQLWLLALGLVAVVMAVCGLLFEYYSGTRRTAEH; translated from the coding sequence ATGAAGACCGAGTGGCGCATCTTCCTCACTATCGCCGGGTTCCTGCTCTTTGCTACGGCTCTCTACGGGGGCTGGACCTACGGTGACGGCGGCCAGATCGAATGGGTTGGCACGATCGCCCTGCTGTTGAGCTTCCTGCTCTGCCTGATGTGCGGTGGTTTCTTCTGGTTTGTCGCCCGACGAATCGACCTGCGCCCTGAGGACCGGCCCGACGCGGAGATCTCTGACGGCGCGGGCGAGGTGGGCTTCTTCAGCCCGGGCAGCTACTGGCCGTTCGGCATCGCGCTGGCCTCCACCGTCGCCGGTCTTGGTCTCGTGTTCTGGCAGCTCTGGCTGCTGGCTCTCGGCCTGGTAGCGGTCGTCATGGCCGTCTGTGGGCTGCTCTTCGAGTACTACAGTGGCACCCGGCGCACCGCCGAGCACTGA
- the coxB gene encoding cytochrome c oxidase subunit II, with protein sequence MVARSSDVRPSAVRHSAYPGAGGRRVRGAGRLAGLGLGGAALLVLLTGCDVGAAFGGFGWPQGGITPEANRMYDLWIASCVAALAVGVFVWGLIFWCVVRYRKRGNQLPVQTRYNLPMEFLYTIAPILIVSVLFYYTAIVQTDVGKTSRNPDVTVEVVAFKWNWQFNYRDGQGVEANTVASVLGTSEVIPILVLPSDRSIRFEETSRDVIHSFWVPEMLFKRDVFPGTIRNVFEVSKLEGEGAYVGRCAELCGTYHAFMNFELRVVTPEKYDQFIAAKQDGRSTQEALTAIGEDPYATTTEPFDTRRTDANFNPDKSATGSGS encoded by the coding sequence GTGGTCGCAAGGAGTTCGGACGTACGGCCGTCGGCCGTACGGCACAGCGCGTACCCGGGAGCCGGTGGGCGCCGGGTGCGGGGTGCCGGCCGGCTGGCTGGGCTCGGTCTCGGCGGAGCGGCACTGCTGGTCCTGCTCACGGGCTGCGATGTCGGCGCCGCGTTCGGCGGTTTCGGCTGGCCACAGGGCGGTATCACCCCCGAGGCGAACCGGATGTACGACCTGTGGATCGCCTCGTGTGTCGCGGCGCTTGCGGTCGGCGTGTTCGTGTGGGGCCTCATCTTCTGGTGCGTGGTGCGCTACCGGAAGCGGGGCAACCAGCTGCCGGTGCAGACTCGCTACAACCTGCCGATGGAGTTCCTCTACACCATCGCCCCGATCCTGATCGTGTCCGTGCTCTTCTACTACACGGCGATCGTGCAGACCGACGTGGGCAAGACCTCCCGGAACCCGGATGTCACCGTCGAGGTGGTCGCCTTCAAGTGGAACTGGCAGTTCAACTACCGCGACGGCCAGGGTGTGGAGGCCAACACGGTCGCGTCGGTCCTCGGCACCAGCGAGGTCATCCCGATCCTGGTGTTGCCCTCGGACCGGTCGATCCGCTTCGAGGAGACCAGCCGCGACGTCATCCACTCGTTCTGGGTGCCGGAGATGCTGTTCAAGCGTGACGTCTTCCCCGGTACCATTCGCAATGTCTTCGAGGTCTCCAAGCTTGAGGGTGAGGGCGCGTACGTGGGCCGCTGCGCCGAACTGTGCGGCACCTACCACGCCTTCATGAACTTCGAACTGCGGGTCGTCACGCCGGAGAAGTACGACCAGTTCATCGCCGCCAAGCAGGACGGAAGGTCCACGCAGGAGGCGCTGACCGCAATCGGTGAAGATCCGTACGCGACGACCACCGAGCCGTTCGACACGCGACGCACCGACGCGAACTTCAACCCCGACAAGTCGGCTACCGGCTCGGGTAGCTGA
- a CDS encoding glycerate kinase, with translation MRVLLCPDKFAGTLSAPEVAAAVADGWRSVAPDDDLLVHPLADGGPGFLDVLAGAVDARRVPVPTVDPLGRPTAGAILLTPAGTGYVESAQACGLHLLAPAERDPRRTTSYGVGLLVAAAVECGASEVVIGLGGSATNDAGAGLLAALGATSLDGAGAALPYGGAALAAVAALDGAPRLRGARLVAATDVDIPLLGIHGASNVFGPQKGADRADVLLLDAALERFAAVLERDLSGCPDGLGALPGGGAAGGLGAAVLALGGRCESGIGLVARAVGLDTVLDTADLVITGEGSFDQQSLRGKVVAGVAGAARDRGVPCVVLAGRVGAGRREAAAAGVTEAHSLVEHYGGEENGGVEAAIGRPASGLRALAARLARQWSR, from the coding sequence ATGCGTGTGCTGCTCTGCCCGGACAAGTTCGCCGGCACCCTGTCGGCTCCGGAGGTGGCTGCCGCCGTGGCCGATGGCTGGAGATCGGTGGCACCGGACGACGACCTGCTCGTGCACCCCCTAGCCGATGGTGGCCCCGGGTTTCTGGACGTGTTGGCCGGGGCGGTGGACGCACGCCGGGTTCCGGTACCGACCGTCGACCCTCTCGGCCGTCCGACGGCCGGTGCGATCCTGCTCACCCCGGCCGGTACCGGGTACGTGGAGAGTGCTCAGGCCTGCGGTCTGCACCTGCTCGCCCCGGCCGAGCGCGACCCGAGGCGCACCACCTCGTACGGAGTGGGGCTGCTGGTGGCCGCCGCCGTCGAGTGCGGTGCTTCCGAGGTGGTCATCGGGCTCGGTGGCTCGGCCACCAATGACGCCGGCGCGGGCCTGCTCGCCGCCCTCGGCGCGACATCACTGGATGGCGCCGGCGCGGCCCTGCCGTACGGGGGAGCGGCGCTGGCCGCCGTCGCGGCGCTGGACGGCGCGCCCCGGCTGCGGGGGGCCCGGCTGGTCGCCGCCACGGACGTGGACATCCCGCTACTCGGGATCCATGGGGCGAGCAACGTCTTCGGCCCGCAGAAGGGCGCCGACCGGGCGGACGTCCTGCTGCTCGACGCGGCGCTGGAGCGCTTCGCCGCGGTCCTCGAACGGGACCTGTCCGGCTGCCCCGATGGCCTGGGCGCCCTGCCCGGTGGCGGGGCGGCCGGTGGGCTGGGCGCGGCGGTGCTCGCCCTCGGCGGCCGGTGTGAGTCGGGGATCGGCCTGGTCGCCCGCGCCGTCGGGCTGGACACCGTGCTGGATACCGCCGATCTGGTGATCACCGGCGAGGGCTCGTTTGATCAGCAGTCCCTGCGCGGCAAGGTGGTCGCCGGGGTGGCCGGTGCGGCCCGGGACCGGGGCGTGCCGTGCGTGGTGCTGGCGGGGCGGGTGGGCGCGGGTCGACGGGAGGCTGCCGCGGCGGGCGTCACCGAGGCGCACAGCCTCGTCGAGCACTACGGCGGGGAGGAAAACGGCGGGGTTGAGGCGGCGATCGGACGGCCGGCCAGCGGGCTGCGGGCCCTGGCGGCCCGGCTGGCCCGGCAGTGGAGCCGCTGA
- a CDS encoding cysteine desulfurase family protein, translating into MNASPVYLDAASAAPLHPVARQALLAALDDGWADPQRLYTQARRARQLLDAAREAAAATLGVRPDELSFTPSGTAAAHSAVLGGLSGRRRTGSGLVHSAIEHSAVLHAAERHVAGGGTATSVPVDRTGRIDLDAWSAAVGASGTALAALIAASHEVGTVQPVAEAGAACATAGVPLYVDAAQVVGHVPVPAGWSVLTASAHKWGGPPGVGVLVVRKGTRWESPWPVDERESGRTPGVVNLPAVVAAAASLRAAAADADARAARLARLVDRIRARVATDVPDVEVVGDPEHRLPHLVTFSCLYVDGEALLHALDRRGFAVSSGSSCTSSTLRPSHVLAAMGVLSHGNVRVSLHQDTTEADVERFLTELPGIVTALRAEAGVVGL; encoded by the coding sequence GTGAACGCCTCTCCGGTCTACCTGGACGCCGCCTCCGCCGCGCCACTGCACCCTGTCGCCCGACAGGCCCTGCTGGCCGCCCTCGACGACGGCTGGGCCGACCCACAACGGCTCTACACCCAGGCTCGACGTGCGCGTCAACTCCTCGACGCGGCGCGGGAGGCCGCCGCGGCCACCCTCGGCGTTCGACCGGACGAGCTCTCCTTCACCCCGAGCGGTACCGCTGCCGCGCACTCGGCCGTCCTTGGCGGGCTCTCCGGACGTCGCCGGACCGGGTCCGGCCTGGTGCACTCGGCGATCGAACACTCGGCAGTGCTACACGCCGCCGAGCGGCACGTAGCCGGGGGCGGCACGGCGACGTCGGTCCCGGTCGACCGGACTGGCCGGATCGATCTGGACGCCTGGTCGGCGGCGGTCGGCGCGTCCGGCACCGCGCTCGCCGCCCTGATCGCCGCGAGCCACGAGGTCGGCACCGTGCAGCCGGTCGCCGAAGCCGGTGCCGCCTGCGCCACCGCCGGCGTGCCGCTCTACGTTGACGCAGCGCAGGTGGTCGGGCATGTGCCGGTGCCGGCAGGCTGGTCGGTGCTGACCGCGAGCGCCCACAAGTGGGGCGGACCGCCGGGAGTCGGCGTGTTGGTGGTTCGCAAGGGCACCCGCTGGGAGTCGCCGTGGCCGGTGGACGAACGCGAGTCGGGGCGGACCCCGGGGGTGGTGAACCTACCGGCGGTCGTCGCGGCGGCGGCGAGTCTGCGCGCGGCGGCGGCCGACGCGGACGCACGGGCGGCCCGACTCGCCCGCCTGGTGGACCGGATCCGGGCCCGGGTAGCGACCGACGTGCCGGATGTGGAGGTGGTCGGTGATCCCGAACATCGACTGCCGCACCTGGTGACCTTCTCCTGCCTCTACGTCGATGGTGAGGCGCTGCTGCACGCGTTGGACCGGCGCGGCTTCGCCGTCTCCTCCGGGTCGTCGTGCACGTCGTCGACGCTACGCCCGTCGCACGTGCTGGCGGCGATGGGAGTGTTGTCGCACGGCAATGTTCGGGTCTCGCTGCACCAGGACACGACCGAGGCCGACGTGGAGCGGTTCCTGACCGAGCTGCCGGGGATCGTGACCGCACTGCGGGCCGAGGCGGGCGTGGTGGGGCTGTGA
- the erpA gene encoding iron-sulfur cluster insertion protein ErpA: MTTPAQTESTEASTAVILTDVAAQKVKALIEQEGRDDLRLRVAVQPGGCSGLRYQLFFDERSLDGDVVTDFDGVEVVVDRMSAPYLGGATIDFADRIDAQGFTIDNPNAGNSCACGDSFS; encoded by the coding sequence GTGACCACGCCAGCGCAGACCGAGTCGACCGAGGCCTCCACGGCCGTCATCCTCACCGACGTCGCGGCCCAGAAGGTCAAGGCTCTGATCGAGCAGGAGGGCCGTGATGACCTGCGGCTCCGGGTCGCGGTGCAGCCGGGTGGCTGCTCCGGCCTGCGGTACCAGCTCTTCTTCGACGAGCGGTCGCTCGACGGCGATGTCGTCACCGACTTCGACGGGGTGGAGGTCGTCGTCGACCGGATGAGCGCCCCCTACCTGGGCGGCGCCACCATCGACTTCGCCGACCGTATCGACGCGCAGGGCTTCACGATCGACAACCCGAACGCAGGGAACTCCTGCGCCTGCGGCGACTCGTTCAGCTGA
- the nadA gene encoding quinolinate synthase NadA: protein MTSTWVEPSATATALLLLGRGSDPATERGVECPGDLPAPSDPELVARATAAKAQLGDRVFVLGHHYQRDEVIQFADVTGDSFKLAREAAARPNAEYIVFCGVHFMAESADILTTDQQQVVLPDLAAGCSMADMAALPQVEEAWESLADLDLTEGTVPVTYMNSSADIKGFVGRHGGVVCTSSNARRALEWAYQQGQRVLFLPDQHLGRNTAVLELGFSLDDCVLYDPHKPNGGLTAEQLRDARMILWRGHCSVHGRFTLDSVNDVRERVPGVNVLVHPECRHEVVRAADFVGSTEYIIKTIEAAPAGSAWAVGTELNLVRRLALANPDKQVMFLDRAVCYCSTMNRIDLPHLVWALEELAAGRVVNQITVDAKTAHQARTALDQMLALPGTENRPPSGAR from the coding sequence GTGACGTCAACCTGGGTTGAACCTTCCGCCACCGCCACCGCGCTCCTCCTGCTCGGTCGGGGCAGCGATCCGGCTACCGAACGGGGAGTCGAGTGTCCTGGCGACCTGCCGGCACCGAGCGACCCCGAGCTGGTGGCCCGTGCGACGGCGGCGAAGGCACAGCTGGGTGACCGGGTCTTCGTGCTGGGCCACCACTACCAACGCGACGAGGTGATCCAGTTCGCCGACGTGACCGGCGACTCGTTCAAGCTGGCCCGGGAGGCCGCGGCCCGGCCGAACGCGGAGTACATCGTCTTCTGCGGCGTGCACTTCATGGCCGAGAGCGCTGACATCCTCACCACGGACCAGCAGCAAGTTGTCCTGCCCGACCTGGCGGCCGGTTGTTCGATGGCGGACATGGCGGCGCTTCCACAGGTCGAGGAGGCCTGGGAGAGCCTTGCCGACCTCGACCTCACCGAAGGCACCGTCCCGGTCACCTACATGAACTCCTCGGCGGACATCAAGGGTTTCGTCGGGCGCCACGGCGGTGTCGTCTGTACCTCGTCGAACGCCAGACGGGCGCTGGAGTGGGCGTACCAGCAAGGCCAGCGGGTACTCTTCCTTCCCGACCAGCACCTGGGCCGGAACACCGCCGTTCTGGAGCTGGGTTTCTCGCTGGACGACTGCGTACTCTACGACCCGCACAAGCCCAACGGCGGGCTCACCGCTGAGCAGCTGCGTGATGCTCGGATGATTCTTTGGCGGGGGCACTGCTCGGTGCACGGCCGGTTCACCCTCGACAGCGTCAACGACGTACGCGAGCGGGTTCCGGGCGTCAACGTGCTGGTACACCCCGAGTGCCGGCACGAGGTGGTCCGCGCCGCCGACTTCGTCGGATCCACGGAGTACATCATCAAGACGATCGAGGCGGCGCCGGCCGGCTCGGCGTGGGCGGTGGGCACGGAGCTGAACCTGGTCCGCCGGCTGGCACTGGCCAACCCGGACAAGCAGGTGATGTTCCTGGACCGAGCGGTCTGCTACTGCTCGACGATGAACCGCATCGATCTACCCCATCTGGTGTGGGCCCTGGAGGAGCTGGCTGCCGGCCGGGTGGTGAACCAGATCACGGTGGATGCGAAGACCGCGCATCAGGCCCGGACGGCGCTGGACCAGATGCTCGCCCTACCGGGAACGGAGAACCGGCCGCCAAGCGGAGCCCGGTAA
- a CDS encoding sulfurtransferase TusA family protein, with the protein MTAPEVVDCRGQRCPLPVIAVARRLPELPVGTLVRVLADDPAAAVDLPAWCRLRGQEFVGRVDGPDGPGFDVRRRR; encoded by the coding sequence GTGACGGCGCCCGAGGTAGTCGACTGCCGGGGGCAGCGCTGCCCCCTACCGGTGATCGCGGTGGCCCGCCGCCTGCCCGAGCTGCCGGTGGGCACCCTCGTCCGGGTGCTGGCCGACGATCCGGCCGCCGCGGTGGACCTGCCCGCCTGGTGCCGACTTCGAGGTCAGGAGTTCGTGGGCCGGGTGGACGGTCCCGACGGCCCGGGATTCGACGTTCGCCGCCGGCGCTGA